A section of the Pimelobacter simplex genome encodes:
- a CDS encoding DUF6928 family protein: MAGAPSSASGTVDLTRAAPAAAADEVAPRERPAIGVFDDGILIATRDAHLYDPAILHRRYHRFTEWPDLRLLTALSANDMFAYGRWTRAALTRRFSVNATAGVWLDDGTPDAFEGRRPISADRWLDLCNGALATILRLSGDLGPALPDAVAWEGVELHVFERADR; encoded by the coding sequence ATGGCCGGCGCACCGAGCTCGGCGAGCGGCACCGTCGACCTCACCCGTGCCGCGCCGGCCGCCGCGGCCGACGAGGTCGCGCCGCGCGAGCGCCCGGCGATCGGCGTGTTCGACGACGGCATCCTCATCGCCACCCGCGACGCCCACCTCTACGACCCCGCGATCCTGCACCGGCGCTACCACCGGTTCACCGAGTGGCCCGATCTCCGGCTGCTGACGGCGCTGTCCGCGAACGACATGTTCGCCTACGGGCGCTGGACGCGCGCCGCCCTCACCCGGCGGTTCTCGGTCAACGCCACGGCCGGGGTCTGGCTCGACGACGGTACGCCGGACGCGTTCGAGGGCAGGCGCCCGATCTCCGCGGACCGGTGGCTCGACCTGTGCAACGGCGCGCTCGCCACGATCCTCCGGCTCTCCGGGGACCTGGGCCCGGCGCTGCCGGACGCCGTCGCCTGGGAGGGCGTGGAGCTCCACGTCTTCGAGCGGGCAGATCGCTAG
- a CDS encoding DUF6892 domain-containing protein translates to MTADDDDLPIFLPPFGLDEVPGFCDRLVAHLLEHEPEDEFSFEGVDGDAAQGVWILPMGGYDPGEDPTDGHGGYAQRASTWTEGVRRVLREGWGDPQRRTPRLVGEEQEPEGILDYLMVAVRMPEAELWDRGELFCALMTDWDSEPGTSMLRQILLVLPREYALGSMSALVDEDDTVHELLMLGEQPLELRRRAWLMSAMFDEGEVRLRDTPVAASRFGLQARNGTTTVWIFTDDGRALLLLQDPSCAFATDAPAQFLEDHAELAGEGPEGRETALAEALETLVARLLGGVPDDLRDLVAARGENARGEVAEQLLELRVLGGRPVPLISGVAWFDGAHWHVPGSLTEVGHQNGFGMDDFGFSTALRRPYRLGSAFSLDDFADPGTSRREQVEQVFAACPYDEQPRPGDDARLGYGIPRNAGLDELVDQVERASAAWWEQNPATVAWGDRTFSVGGRELSGRGDARTLSAIIATSEPWTADALEGWSQRLIETMSARWGPASEMTVHDPDTGVVRRSPVTREMRATGLPTAPLWWVEGNAVLLLAGVPDPKADFGTQPVVIVLLARADAVLDVLHGTRRWELRHRTRVISELAAIAAVAPDSVEPVPAPSAVHPLAWDGPPLEGLDLVPDAVRGRLRAGDHWWVWHFTHDGRGLLLSYPVDGSLTTGFADQAELFAGVPDDLLSLVAGRDPAGLYEVVAGEVDGAATTLPVVHAVLWCDDLDWRASEGMLRRTRAALLTEDAPSPLAILHSEAIGVPQLQWVVRAGEPERRTADELADVRYASHVLERPVDPAEAQRAIAALDTCHRRALTGSLNELLDVIVDSPGGRYLLDAALSNPVPRHRREIAGWLLQQRLDASVQLSFLTPVNVLLENPTLDGDDAPLLHRLLLAGATPGPGLTGSVSGVDPFDQLARRGLDPADREPLEAVLRAAYRGDARDAVEPVEPVEASGTPLVFTDLNLKLAVIDELMYQQGILEPRFSLTAFVQSYADRSIDLATEGTAPIPEVLAWFAQLPIDAALAAQVRDLVVDAGNEIYQEIAPHWDGEDDAFDIGSWDDLDLLPHLQSIDFISLTPDAATLRSLRERGLEIDD, encoded by the coding sequence GTGACCGCGGACGACGACGACCTGCCGATCTTCCTGCCGCCGTTCGGGCTCGACGAGGTGCCCGGCTTCTGCGACCGCCTCGTCGCCCACCTCCTCGAGCACGAGCCGGAGGACGAGTTCAGCTTCGAGGGCGTCGACGGCGACGCGGCCCAGGGTGTCTGGATCCTGCCGATGGGCGGTTACGACCCGGGCGAGGACCCCACGGACGGCCACGGCGGCTATGCGCAGCGCGCGTCCACCTGGACCGAGGGCGTGCGCCGGGTCCTGCGCGAGGGGTGGGGCGACCCGCAGCGGCGTACACCGCGCCTGGTCGGCGAGGAGCAGGAGCCCGAGGGCATCCTCGACTACCTGATGGTGGCGGTCCGGATGCCCGAGGCCGAGCTGTGGGATCGCGGCGAGCTCTTCTGCGCGCTGATGACCGACTGGGACAGCGAGCCGGGCACGAGCATGCTGCGCCAGATCCTGCTGGTGCTGCCGCGGGAGTACGCGCTGGGCAGCATGAGCGCGCTCGTCGACGAGGACGACACCGTGCACGAGCTCCTCATGCTCGGCGAGCAGCCGCTCGAGCTGCGGCGGCGGGCCTGGCTGATGAGCGCGATGTTCGACGAGGGGGAGGTCCGGCTGCGCGACACCCCGGTCGCGGCGTCGCGGTTCGGCCTGCAGGCGCGCAACGGGACGACGACCGTCTGGATCTTCACCGACGACGGGCGGGCGCTGCTCCTCCTCCAGGACCCGAGCTGCGCGTTCGCCACGGACGCCCCGGCCCAGTTCCTCGAGGACCACGCCGAGCTCGCCGGCGAGGGCCCCGAGGGCCGCGAGACCGCGCTGGCCGAGGCGCTGGAGACGCTCGTGGCGCGCCTGCTCGGCGGCGTACCGGACGACCTGCGGGACCTGGTCGCGGCCCGGGGCGAGAACGCCCGGGGCGAGGTGGCCGAGCAGCTCCTGGAGCTCCGGGTCCTCGGCGGGCGGCCGGTGCCGCTGATCTCCGGGGTCGCGTGGTTCGACGGCGCGCACTGGCACGTGCCGGGCAGCCTCACCGAGGTGGGGCACCAGAACGGCTTCGGCATGGACGACTTCGGGTTCAGCACGGCGCTGCGCCGGCCGTACCGGCTGGGCTCGGCGTTCTCGCTCGACGACTTCGCCGACCCGGGCACGAGTCGCCGGGAGCAGGTCGAGCAGGTCTTCGCCGCCTGTCCGTACGACGAGCAGCCCCGGCCCGGCGACGACGCCCGGCTCGGTTACGGCATCCCGCGCAACGCGGGGCTCGACGAGCTCGTCGACCAGGTCGAGCGGGCGAGCGCGGCGTGGTGGGAGCAGAACCCGGCCACCGTCGCCTGGGGCGATCGCACCTTCTCGGTCGGCGGTCGCGAGCTCAGCGGCCGCGGGGACGCGCGGACGCTGTCGGCGATCATCGCGACGAGCGAGCCGTGGACGGCCGACGCGCTCGAGGGCTGGTCCCAGCGGCTGATCGAGACGATGAGCGCACGCTGGGGCCCGGCGTCCGAGATGACCGTCCACGACCCGGACACCGGCGTGGTGCGCCGCAGCCCGGTGACCCGCGAGATGCGCGCCACGGGCCTGCCCACCGCGCCCCTGTGGTGGGTCGAGGGGAACGCGGTGCTCCTGCTGGCCGGTGTCCCTGACCCGAAGGCGGACTTCGGCACCCAACCGGTGGTGATCGTGCTGCTCGCGCGCGCCGATGCGGTGCTCGACGTCCTGCACGGCACCCGCCGGTGGGAGCTGCGCCACCGAACGCGGGTGATCAGCGAGCTCGCGGCGATCGCCGCCGTGGCACCCGACTCCGTGGAGCCGGTGCCGGCGCCGAGCGCCGTGCACCCGCTCGCCTGGGACGGCCCGCCGCTGGAGGGACTGGACCTCGTGCCCGACGCGGTGCGCGGGCGGCTGCGCGCCGGCGACCACTGGTGGGTCTGGCACTTCACCCACGACGGGCGCGGCCTGCTCCTGTCCTACCCCGTGGACGGCTCGCTCACGACGGGCTTCGCCGACCAGGCCGAGCTGTTCGCCGGCGTACCGGACGACCTGCTCTCGCTCGTCGCCGGGCGCGACCCGGCCGGGCTGTACGAGGTGGTGGCCGGCGAGGTGGACGGCGCGGCCACCACGCTGCCGGTGGTGCACGCGGTCCTGTGGTGCGACGACCTCGACTGGCGGGCCTCCGAGGGCATGCTGCGCCGGACCCGCGCCGCGCTGCTCACCGAGGACGCCCCGAGCCCGCTGGCGATCCTCCATTCCGAGGCGATCGGCGTACCGCAGCTCCAGTGGGTCGTCCGGGCCGGCGAGCCCGAGCGGCGTACGGCCGACGAGCTGGCCGACGTGCGCTACGCGAGCCACGTCCTCGAGCGCCCGGTCGACCCCGCCGAGGCACAGCGGGCCATCGCCGCCCTCGACACCTGCCACCGCCGGGCGCTGACCGGCTCGCTCAACGAGCTGCTCGACGTGATCGTGGACTCACCGGGCGGCCGGTACCTGCTCGACGCGGCGCTCAGCAACCCGGTGCCGCGCCACCGCCGCGAGATCGCCGGCTGGCTGCTCCAGCAGCGGCTCGACGCGTCGGTCCAGCTCTCGTTCCTCACCCCCGTCAACGTGCTCCTCGAGAACCCGACCCTCGACGGCGACGACGCGCCCCTGCTGCACCGGCTGCTCCTGGCCGGCGCGACACCGGGCCCGGGCCTGACCGGCAGCGTCTCCGGGGTCGATCCGTTCGACCAGCTGGCCCGCCGTGGCCTGGACCCGGCCGATCGCGAGCCGCTGGAGGCCGTGCTCCGCGCGGCGTACCGCGGCGACGCCCGGGACGCGGTCGAGCCGGTCGAGCCGGTCGAGGCGTCCGGCACTCCCCTGGTGTTCACCGACCTCAACCTCAAGCTCGCCGTGATCGACGAGCTGATGTACCAGCAGGGGATCCTCGAGCCGCGGTTCTCCCTCACCGCGTTCGTGCAGTCGTACGCCGACCGCTCCATCGACCTCGCCACCGAGGGCACGGCACCGATCCCGGAGGTCCTGGCCTGGTTCGCGCAGCTCCCGATCGACGCGGCACTGGCCGCGCAGGTGCGCGACCTCGTGGTGGACGCGGGCAACGAGATCTACCAGGAGATCGCACCCCACTGGGACGGCGAGGACGACGCCTTCGACATCGGCTCCTGGGACGACCTCGACCTGCTCCCCCACCTCCAGAGCATCGACTTCATCTCCCTCACGCCCGACGCCGCGACGCTCCGGTCACTGCGCGAGCGCGGCCTGGAGATCGACGACTGA
- a CDS encoding M23 family metallopeptidase, whose product MGNHRADHRASRAHSTPDSGSPSGAAYVGKRVARRPEIAAETPSAYVGKRVARPATPTPAPVEIATIEAPRLDRAPTVELPALRDIPLADPMTDSSAGLRAVAPSGKRRAVRHAGSRGPLFRGLPTLPVAVGVATLAVAIGGVVTSADPQLASAGDRVSAANALTGSFGNAAVGTRSETVSRDSDRDALAQSAGTDLVAEAERSAEERTSALGNLAQAAEKEAAEIALNRWVLPVDPSVYRLTARYGEYGLWSSYHTGLDFAAPTGTPIRAVTNGTVTSASFDGAYGNKTVITLDDGTELWFCHQSAFAVSAGDKVRAGELIGYVGGTGHVTGPHLHLEVRPGGGDPVDPDAALRQHGVTP is encoded by the coding sequence ATGGGTAACCACCGAGCGGATCACCGCGCCTCGCGCGCCCACTCGACCCCCGACTCCGGCTCCCCCAGCGGCGCTGCGTACGTCGGCAAGCGGGTCGCCCGGCGTCCCGAGATCGCCGCGGAGACGCCCTCGGCGTACGTCGGCAAGCGCGTGGCGCGCCCCGCGACGCCGACGCCGGCCCCCGTCGAGATCGCCACGATCGAGGCTCCCCGCCTCGACCGGGCCCCCACCGTCGAGCTCCCCGCCCTGCGCGACATCCCGCTCGCCGACCCGATGACGGACTCCTCCGCCGGGCTGCGCGCGGTCGCCCCGAGCGGCAAGCGGCGCGCCGTACGTCACGCCGGCTCGCGCGGACCGCTCTTCCGCGGCCTCCCGACCCTGCCCGTCGCCGTCGGCGTGGCCACCCTGGCCGTCGCCATCGGCGGCGTCGTCACCTCCGCCGACCCCCAGCTGGCCTCCGCCGGCGACCGGGTCAGCGCGGCCAACGCCCTGACCGGCTCCTTCGGCAACGCCGCCGTCGGCACCCGCAGCGAGACCGTCAGCCGCGACTCCGACCGCGACGCCCTCGCCCAGTCCGCCGGCACCGACCTCGTCGCCGAGGCCGAGCGCTCCGCCGAGGAGCGCACCAGCGCCCTCGGCAACCTCGCCCAGGCTGCCGAGAAGGAAGCCGCCGAGATCGCCCTCAACCGCTGGGTGCTCCCGGTCGACCCCTCGGTCTACCGCCTCACCGCCCGCTACGGCGAGTACGGCCTCTGGTCGAGCTACCACACCGGTCTCGACTTCGCGGCCCCCACCGGCACCCCGATCCGCGCCGTGACCAACGGCACCGTGACCTCGGCCAGCTTCGACGGCGCCTACGGCAACAAGACCGTGATCACCCTCGACGACGGCACCGAGCTCTGGTTCTGCCACCAGAGCGCCTTCGCGGTCTCGGCCGGCGACAAGGTCCGCGCCGGTGAGCTGATCGGCTACGTCGGCGGCACCGGTCACGTGACCGGTCCCCACCTGCACCTCGAGGTCCGCCCCGGCGGCGGCGACCCGGTCGACCCCGATGCGGCGCTGCGCCAGCACGGCGTCACTCCCTGA
- the sucC gene encoding ADP-forming succinate--CoA ligase subunit beta — protein sequence MDLMEYQAKELFAKHGVATTLGTVVETAEEARAAAEQIGGVTVIKAQVKAGGRGKAGGVKLAKTADEAFEHASNILGMEIKGLTVNRVLVTPATPPEEEYYFSFLLDRSNRQYLCIASVEGGVEIEEVAKTNPDAVKKIGIDPGKGVDAAKAREIATEAKFPEAVFEQAVKMIEDLYKVFVEEDATLVEVNPLARLAGDKLEALDGKVSLDENASEVRHPEHEEFEIREEADPLEAKAKDLGLNYVKLDGQVGIIGNGAGLVMSTLDVVAYAGENHGGVKPANFLDIGGGANAQVMANGLDVILNDEQVKSVFVNVFGGITACDEVANGIKGALELLGDKATKPLVVRLDGNNVEAGRAILNELNHPLVTQVDTMDGAADKAAELANA from the coding sequence GTGGACCTGATGGAGTACCAAGCGAAGGAGCTCTTCGCGAAGCACGGCGTGGCCACCACCCTCGGGACGGTCGTCGAGACCGCCGAGGAGGCGCGGGCCGCGGCCGAGCAGATCGGCGGCGTGACCGTCATCAAGGCGCAGGTCAAGGCCGGTGGCCGGGGCAAGGCCGGTGGCGTGAAGCTCGCGAAGACGGCGGACGAGGCCTTCGAGCACGCGTCCAACATCCTCGGCATGGAGATCAAGGGCCTGACGGTCAACCGCGTCCTGGTCACCCCGGCGACCCCGCCGGAGGAGGAGTACTACTTCTCCTTCCTGCTGGACCGGTCCAACCGGCAGTACCTCTGCATCGCGTCGGTCGAGGGCGGTGTGGAGATCGAGGAGGTCGCCAAGACCAACCCCGACGCCGTGAAGAAGATCGGCATCGACCCCGGCAAGGGCGTCGACGCGGCGAAGGCCCGGGAGATCGCCACCGAGGCGAAGTTCCCCGAGGCCGTCTTCGAGCAGGCCGTGAAGATGATCGAGGACCTCTACAAGGTCTTCGTCGAGGAGGACGCGACCCTCGTCGAGGTCAACCCGCTCGCCCGCCTCGCCGGCGACAAGCTCGAGGCGCTCGACGGCAAGGTCTCGCTCGACGAGAACGCCTCCGAGGTGCGTCACCCCGAGCACGAGGAGTTCGAGATCCGTGAGGAGGCCGACCCGCTCGAGGCGAAGGCCAAGGACCTCGGTCTCAACTACGTCAAGCTCGACGGCCAGGTCGGCATCATCGGCAACGGCGCGGGTCTGGTCATGAGCACCCTCGACGTCGTCGCGTACGCCGGCGAGAACCACGGCGGCGTCAAGCCGGCCAACTTCCTCGACATCGGCGGCGGCGCCAACGCGCAGGTCATGGCCAACGGTCTCGACGTCATCCTGAACGACGAGCAGGTCAAGTCGGTCTTCGTGAACGTCTTCGGTGGCATCACCGCGTGCGACGAGGTCGCCAACGGCATCAAGGGCGCCCTCGAGCTCCTCGGTGACAAGGCCACCAAGCCGCTCGTCGTCCGTCTCGACGGCAACAACGTCGAGGCCGGCCGCGCGATCCTGAACGAGCTGAACCACCCGCTCGTGACGCAGGTCGACACCATGGACGGCGCGGCCGACAAGGCCGCCGAGCTGGCGAACGCCTGA
- the sucD gene encoding succinate--CoA ligase subunit alpha — MSIYLNKDSKIIVQGITGGMGAKHTALMLDSGAQIVGGVNARKAGTTVSHKDASGADVELPVFGTVAEAIKETGANVSVLFVPPAFTKDAAIEAIDAEMPLIVVITEGVPVQDTAEVWSYLQGKSTRMIGPNCPGIITPGESLAGITPHTIAGKGPVGLVSKSGTLTYQMMYELRDFGFSTAIGIGGDPIVGTTHIDALQAFEEDPETSVIVMIGEIGGDAEERAADYIKANITKPVVGYVAGFTAPEGKTMGHAGAIVSGSAGTAQAKKDALEAVGVKVGKTPSETAALAREILQSL; from the coding sequence ATGAGCATCTACCTCAACAAGGACAGCAAGATCATCGTCCAGGGCATCACCGGCGGCATGGGTGCCAAGCACACCGCCCTGATGCTCGACTCGGGCGCTCAGATCGTCGGTGGCGTCAACGCCCGCAAGGCCGGCACGACCGTCTCGCACAAGGACGCCAGCGGCGCCGACGTCGAGCTCCCGGTCTTCGGCACGGTCGCCGAGGCGATCAAGGAGACCGGCGCCAACGTGTCGGTCCTCTTCGTCCCGCCGGCGTTCACCAAGGACGCCGCGATCGAGGCGATCGACGCCGAGATGCCGCTGATCGTCGTCATCACCGAGGGCGTCCCGGTGCAGGACACGGCCGAGGTCTGGTCGTACCTGCAGGGCAAGTCCACCCGGATGATCGGCCCCAACTGCCCCGGCATCATCACGCCGGGCGAGTCGCTGGCCGGCATCACGCCGCACACCATCGCGGGCAAGGGCCCGGTCGGTCTCGTCTCCAAGTCGGGCACGCTGACCTACCAGATGATGTACGAGCTGCGGGACTTCGGCTTCTCGACCGCCATCGGCATCGGCGGCGACCCGATCGTCGGCACCACGCACATCGACGCCCTCCAGGCCTTCGAGGAGGACCCGGAGACGTCGGTGATCGTGATGATCGGCGAGATCGGCGGCGACGCCGAGGAGCGGGCCGCGGACTACATCAAGGCCAACATCACCAAGCCGGTCGTCGGCTACGTCGCGGGCTTCACCGCCCCCGAGGGCAAGACCATGGGCCACGCCGGCGCCATCGTGTCGGGCTCCGCGGGCACCGCCCAGGCGAAGAAGGACGCGCTCGAGGCCGTCGGCGTCAAGGTCGGCAAGACGCCGTCCGAGACCGCCGCGCTGGCTCGGGAGATCCTGCAGTCGCTCTGA
- a CDS encoding RNA polymerase sigma factor: MEASDFDDFYAASFRRVTGQVYAMIGDFDEATECTQEAFARAWAHRRKLDKAEYPEAWVRTTAYRLAVSRWRRRKRGERAPDRALQDIGTAAAVDESHVALVAALKQLPEAQRQALVLHHIADLPVHQVAAEVGVPEGTIKARLSRGRAALATLLADESGLAGGGVTHA, from the coding sequence GTGGAAGCCAGCGACTTCGACGACTTCTACGCCGCGTCGTTCCGCCGGGTGACCGGCCAGGTCTACGCGATGATCGGTGACTTCGACGAGGCCACCGAGTGCACCCAGGAGGCCTTCGCCCGGGCCTGGGCCCACCGCCGCAAGCTCGACAAGGCGGAGTACCCCGAGGCCTGGGTCCGCACCACCGCCTACCGCCTCGCCGTCAGCCGCTGGCGCCGCCGCAAGCGCGGCGAGCGGGCCCCCGACCGGGCCCTGCAGGACATCGGCACGGCCGCCGCCGTCGACGAGTCGCACGTCGCCCTCGTCGCGGCCCTCAAGCAGCTTCCGGAGGCACAGCGCCAGGCGCTCGTCCTCCACCACATCGCCGACCTGCCCGTCCACCAGGTCGCGGCCGAGGTCGGCGTACCCGAGGGAACCATCAAGGCCCGGCTCAGCCGGGGACGCGCGGCGCTCGCCACCCTGCTGGCCGACGAGTCCGGGCTCGCGGGAGGAGGGGTGACCCATGCCTGA